A DNA window from Streptomyces sp. 71268 contains the following coding sequences:
- a CDS encoding Uma2 family endonuclease, whose translation MIPPRPSGWEADDLDHLPQAPRHTELIDGALIFMMSPQRSWHSRLVENMTFALRQAAPAGYEVEREMTVRLDNKSRPEPDILATTAAYRPDRTWYAPADVALVIEVVSEESADRDRSLKPFKYAQAGIAHFWRVEDEAGAPAVHTYELDLMTHAYVPTGIHRNRLRTTVPFDLDIGLTDLVP comes from the coding sequence ATGATCCCTCCCCGGCCCAGTGGCTGGGAGGCCGACGACCTGGACCACCTTCCGCAAGCACCGCGGCACACCGAGCTGATCGACGGAGCCCTCATCTTCATGATGTCGCCACAGCGGTCCTGGCACTCCCGACTGGTGGAGAACATGACGTTCGCCCTGCGCCAGGCAGCCCCCGCCGGGTACGAGGTCGAGCGGGAGATGACCGTCCGTCTCGACAACAAGAGCCGCCCCGAACCCGACATCCTGGCGACCACCGCCGCATACCGCCCCGACCGCACCTGGTACGCACCCGCCGACGTCGCTCTCGTCATCGAGGTGGTCTCGGAGGAGTCGGCTGACCGCGACCGCTCCCTCAAGCCCTTCAAGTACGCCCAGGCCGGGATCGCCCACTTCTGGCGCGTCGAGGACGAAGCCGGCGCCCCCGCCGTCCACACCTACGAACTCGACCTCATGACCCACGCCTACGTGCCCACCGGCATCCACCGAAACCGCCTGAGGACGACCGTGCCGTTCGACCTCGACATCGGCCTCACCGACCTCGTGCCCTGA